Below is a window of Rhizobium jaguaris DNA.
AAAGCCACACAAATGACCCTGGCATTTTCGACGTTGGGATGCGCGGAACTGGAATTGGACGAGGCCCTGGCGCTGGCAGCGCACCACGGCATTGATGCGATCGAAATTCGCGCGCTCGGCGGTATGATCGATCTACCGGCCTATTTCACCGAACGGTTCGGCACCCCGGCGGGTCTTGTCCGCGCCCTTGCGCAATCCCCTGTGGGAGTTTGCGCACTCAACACGTCGATGCGCCTTGTCGGTGCCACGCAGCAAGCAAAAGAAGAGTTTCTGCGCTATCTCCCCTGGGCGGAGGCGGCAGGGATAAAATCGCTGCGTATCTTCGACGGCGGCAGCACCGGCGATGCCGGCGAACTTTCCGAGGCGCTGTCGACGCTGGAATGGTGGCGCGAGACGGCGCGTCGCGAAGATTTTGTGTCTGATATTATGGTGGAGACGCACGACTTTCTGGTGCATCCGGACGCGCTCGACCGCTTTCTGGAAGCGGCGCCGGACTGCGCTCTACTCTGGGACACCCATCATACATGGCGCAAAGGCGGTCAAGATCCCGGCGAGACCTGGAAGCAAGTGCGTCGCAACGCTCGGCACCTTCATGTGAAGGACAGTGTCTCGAAGCCGAGCGGCAAGCTGCCATACACATACACACTCCCCGCCGCCGGCGAATTTCCGATGTCCACGCTGATCGCGGCTCTGGCTGCCGATCGCTATGCCGGCGTCATGAGCCTCGAATGGGAGCGACTGTGGCATGCGGAACTCCCGCCGCTCGATCTTGCGCTGCAAGAGGCAAGGCAGACGGGCTGGTGGCCGCTGCCTGGTGAGAACCCGCGCGCCTGACCTGTCCCTCAACAAATATAGCGGCCATGTGGTTTGCGAAGGAAGATTGTCGTGGCTTGCTTTGACGTTAATTGAATTAGTAACTAGAAAAACGCGCATCAATTGAATGTTAAGAGATGCTAGTTTATATATTAGGAATATATTGATTCTGGATGATTTGTCGCCTTGAGACGACATATTCTGCTTGGTGAAGGGGAACTCTAATTACTTAGAGTTAGGGGGCTGGGAGATGATTAAAGCGGGTTTCAGGCACCAGAAATCCCATGCTCCCAGTCTGTTTGCGTCATTTTCAGACGCCGGATTTTCTTTCGGCTTTTCCGTTCGCTGCCGATCTTGCAGCCATTGGAGGCTTGATGGCCGGTAGAACAAATCGAACTGGAAGAGGGCTTAACGCTCTGATTTCAAAGGCAATCGCCAAAGGCGGCCTGAGCTTTGCCGCGCAGCGGATCCATAGTATCGAAAACACCAGAGACGTTCTTTACGCCGAGGGCCTGGCACGTGTGACGGACGCCGAAGGTGTCGTTCACACCGCGGGCAGTTTCGTGCCGCATCTGGGGCGGCTGGACGGCCGGTTCGATCTCGATCTTCGTATCTTGAACATGGTATTGTCTGCCTTGGCAGCGGATGAGACACTTATACTTGGCTGCAATCTTTCCGTGGCTAATTTATCCGCGCCGAATCGATTCGCCGATATTTTTGGTCGGCTCACCCGCCAGCCCGAGCTTGCTACGCGGCTCATCGTTGAAATTACCGAGACCTATCCGCTTATCGGCTCTGCTATCGAGCGGTTGAAAATGATTCGTGCACTTGGTTGCCGCGTCGCGATCGACGATTTCGGCACGGACTTTGCGACTCCCGCGCAGTTGCTGCAGGTCTCGGCCGACATCGTCAAGATCGATGCGTCTTTCGTCCGCGATATCAGACCGGGCCGCGACGGCCGCGACAGCCTGTATCACATGGTCGGTTTTGCCTCCTGCATCGCGCCCCTGGTTGTCGTCGAGGGGATCGAAACCGAAACGCAGCTGGAGGCGGCGCGCTCGAGCGGTGCGACGCATGGGCAGGGCTTCCTGCTGTCCAAGCCGGTGGTGCTTCCGCAGGCTCCGCAGAAAGAGGGCAAAGTTGGCCTGCAGGAGGTTGGATGAATATTCCGCTTTCTGTCCCGCGACATTGCTCGGCAAAACGAACTTGCAGCTTGAAACTGATCGGCGCGGTGTGCGGCCCGTTTGCTCGTCTTCCCGTCTCGATCTCGGAGGTGGTGGCATGATCAAACACCCCTCGTTCGCCCGCGATTATGATTTCTCCGCCGTCTCAACCACGCCGGACCTGCAGGCGCAAGCACGGCTTAGAATGCTGTTCGAGGAGTTGCATGCCCTGTTCTCCAGCGCCCCGGGCATCAACGAAGGAATGCCGATCGCTCTCGTGAGCGCGGACGAGCCCCGTATCGTCATTTACAACGCGTCGGGAGATATTTCCGGACGGGTGACGATAGACGCCGAAAACGGCCTTTATGTCTTTTGTGAACTCGACCGTGCCACCGGCATTGTGCTGGCGACGGCGAGCGAAGAGCGGCTGATCGATGAAATTGTCGCGCACGTCTCCTCAGGCAACGACGAACTGACACCGCGCACGGTGGACACAGCCGTCGGTGTTCTCGTCGGACAGACCATGGAGGATGTCGAGCGCAAGCTCATTCTCCAAACCCTCCGTCATTGCGACGGCAATCCGACCTATGCCGCCTTCATGCTCGGCATTCCCCTCATCACCCTATGCACCAAGCTGGCCACCTACTTTGCAGAACCTGCAAAGGACTTTGCGGATGCGACGGATCACGCCGGGCCAATGAAAGAGGACCGGCAATGAGCAGCCGTCTTCATCAAAGGATGCCGAGAAAGCCGCACTCAAAACCTGTGGAGTTTGAACCAATGCAAGATTCACGAATGGGTTTGCACATGACGCAATCGCGCGAGGCGGCACATGCCGACCCAAATGAGATTCGGGAAACGATCATGGACGCTTTCAGCAAGAGAAGAGACCAGTCTACGCCTCAAGCGCATATTCTGTTCGATGGCTGTGTGAGGATTGTTTCAGCTTATGTCAGCCACAACCCCATTCTTATCGGTAGCCTTCCGAAGCTGATCTCGGATGTGCACGAGGCGCTGCAGGCTTTGGATAGCTCTGCGCTTTCGGTGGAGCGAGCCAAACCGATTCCGGCCGTAGATCAGAAAAAATCGGTGACGAATGATTACATCATTTGTCTTGAGGACGGTAAACGCTTCAAGACGCTCAAACGGCACCTGCGCGTTCACTATGGCATGACGCCCGAGGAATACCGGGAGAAATGGGGTCTTGCTCCCAACTATCCGATGGTTGCGCAGAATTATGCGAACCGCCGTTCGGAGCTTGCCAAGCTCTCCGGCCTAGGCGCCAACGGCAATAAGAAGGAAAGCCTTCGCTAGAGCAATTTCAGGAAAAGTGGGAAGCGCCAGGATTCTGGCGGGAATCGACAAGAACAGCGGCGCCCCGCGAGAGGCGCTGCCGTCCTTTATACGTTATTTTGCCGTCGCGAGGCGTGCCGCCGATCAGAAGACCTGACGGAGCAGGATGAACAGCACGAAGGCAAGCGCGATCGAGGCGGGTAGCGTCAGGACCCAGGCCATCAGCATGTTGCGGACAGTCGACCATTGCAATCCCGAGCCGTTGGCGGCCATGGTGCCTGCGACACCGGAGGACAGGACGTGGGTCGTGGAAACCGGCAGGCCGAGATTGTCGGCCGCACCGATTGTCAGCATGGCAACGACTTCGGCGGCAGCACCCTGGCCATAGGTCAGGTGCGTTTTGCCGATCTTTTCACCGACAGTGACGACGATGCGCTTCCAGCCGACCATGGTGCCGAGGCCGAGTGCCAGCGCCACCGCAACCTTCACCCAGAGCGGGATGAACTTGGTCGCGTGATCCACAGACGCATGATAGTTGGTTACGGCCTTCAGGTCGTCGCCGTTCATCGGCAGCAGCTTCTGCTTGTCGATCAGCTTCAGCGATTCACCAATCAGATAGATGTCGTTGCGGACGTTGCCGACCAGGTCGTTCGGCAGCTTTTCGACGCTTGGATAGGCGGCGATCTCAGCGCTGGTGCTGTGGATATAGGCTTGCAGTGCCGGCGTGGTCGCGTCCGTCCAGGTCTTGCTCTTCACGGCATTGCCGACGACGGCCTTCGGATCGGCCGGTGTGGTAACCCCGGGTTTTACATACTTGCCGAGCACCGTCTCAACCTGCGCCGAAGCCGTCTTGTAGGCCTCGAGATAGTTGACGTCCGGTGTGCGGTTCAGCGCAAAGGCAGTCGGTACGAGGCCGATGAGGATGAGCATGATCAGACCCATGCCCTTCTGGCCGTCGTTCGAACCGTGGGCGAAGCTGACGCCAGTGCAGGTGAAGATCAGCAGAATGCGGATCCACAACGGCGGCGGCGCATTGCCCTTCGGTGCTTCATAAAGCTCCTTGTTGCGGATCAGAACTTTGGCGACCAGCAGCAGCAGGGCCGACAGGGCGAAACCGATGATCGGCGACAGCAGCAGCGACATGCCGACGCTGCTTGCCTGCGACCAGTCGACGCCGCTTGTGGCGGAACCCGCTGGCGCGAGGAACTGATTGGCGAGACCGACGCCGATGATGGAGCCGACAAGCGTATGCGAGCTTGAGGCTGGCAGGCCGAGATACCAGGTGCCGAGGTTCCACACGATGGCGGCGGTCAGAAGGGCGAAGACCATGGCAAGGCCGGAGCCGGAGCCGACTTGCAGAATCAGCTCTACAGGCAACAGCGCCAGAATGCCGAAAGCGACGGCACCTGAGGAGGTCAGCACGCCGAGGAAATTGAAGCAGCCGGACCACATGACGGCAAACTCAGCCGGCAGCGAGCGGGTGTAGATAACGGTAGCGACCGCATTGGCCGTATCGTGAAAGCCGTTGACGAATTCGAAGCCGAGCGCGATCAGTAGTGCCAATCCGAGCAGGATCCACGGAACCGCAGCAGCGTTGGCAAGATCGTTGTTGAGGGCATAGCCGACATACACAAGGCCGCCAATTACAACGATGCCGAAAATCGGCAGGAACCATTTGGTAGAACCGGCTGCGCCGTGAATAGGATGATTGGCGTTGCCGCCTTCCGCACTGCTTGAAACGACGTCAACCATCTCAAACTCTCCTATAGCGAATAACATTTCCCATTTAAGCGCGCTTGATGAAGCCCTCATGACGCATAAAGAGACACTTATGCGGTCGCTGGTTGCATCGACCGCATCGAAGAAAGGTCTCGCGTTAAACGATAGCACACGGAATGATTACCGCAACTTGGCGTTCAACATCTTGATTTTGCCGCGAAAACGCCTTTTTCGGTTCACCCGACGTTCAGCCGGCAAGGGTTTAAATTTGCTTGTAGGGACATGAATAGAGGACCATCACCATGAGGTTGTCCGTGATTGCCATCGCTGCCGTGCTCGGTAGCCTGGCTGTATCTTCGGCAGAAGCAATGCCCATCGGCGCTGTTGGGACCGTGGCCAAAACGCCGGTCGTCAATGTCGATTACGCCTGCGGCCGTGGCTGGCATTTGACGCCTCGGGGCGCATGCCGACCGAACCGCTGGGGCCCGCCGCGCGGCTACGGCTGGGGCTACTACAGAGCACCGCCACCGCCCGCCTGGGGCTGGTATGGCCATCGGCGCTATTATCGTGACGGATGGGACGGTGGCTGGCGCGGCCGGCCGCGGGATTGGTGACGCCAGACACGCCGCCGTCTGGAGCGCAGTGCGTTCATTTGAACGCATAAAGGTTGCGAATCTAGAGCATCTTATCCGCCTGTTGGCGATTCCTCCTGCAAGCGGGGTTGCTCTAGTGGCGGCGGGCATCGTCAGTTCAGCACCATCCGGCTTTGTCGGCAGAAGCCGTGTCGTCTACTATAGGGCGACTACGGTTGTCAGCCATGTCAGCATCTTCACGGCGAGGCTTTTAGGCTCGTCATTTCAGGCCCGGCGCATGGTCGTGCGGCCATAGCGAACCTGCGGCAGGTCGCGCTCGGCCCATGCGCCGAAGGCGAGGCCGAGCGTTGCCCACAAAATCGCATGCATGCCGAGCGAGGTAAGCCGGAATCGCCAGAGCACGACAGCGGAAAACTGCTCCGGCACTTCGTTGATTGCCGGCAGCAGGTATTGAACCAGGCCGATGAACAGGATGTAGGCGATGCCGGCGAAGATCGCGCCGTTCCATGATCCGTAGCGCATCGCCAGCCGGCGGGCGAGGGATACTGCAGCAACCATGGCGACGATCGAGGCCACGATCATCACGAAGAACAGTTCGGTTCTGGCGCCGATTGTATCCGGATTGCCGACTGCCGGCGGATTGGCTGGATATTTGATATCGGGAACCGACGAGATGGCGATGAAGGCGGCGATAGCCAACAACGCGGCAGTCCCGCGCGCGCCAAAGGGACTGACCCGGCCGTAGACATAGGCGAAGACCAGGGCGAAGAGTCCGCCGATAGCCGTTGCATAGACCATGATGCCGGTGAAGAGACCGAGCCCTGCCTGCGTGGCGCGGCTGACGATCTCCGGTTCCGGCATTTCGCCCGCCGCCTGGGCCACCTGTTCCTCAAACGCAATCGCCCGATCGACGAGCGGCTCGCCGAAAATATGGGCGAAGGCAAAAATCAGAATGCCAGCGAGCGCTCCGACCAGCATGCCGCGGAGCAAAAGACGCCCAACCATGTTCCAGACCCCTTAGTGGCAGGGGAAGCCGAGCAAATGACGCCCGTCATGCACGAATTCGTGCACATAGGAGCCGGAGAGCAGCGTTGTCGCGCCTTCTTCGGCGCCGATAAAATAGATCGCCAGCATGAGGAGAAGGCCGGCGAAGATCGCCCAGGGCAAGATTTCGCCAAGCGGAATCGGAGTCGGGATGGCGGTCGGTGCAAATGCGGTGTCAGACATTTTATTCCCTCTTAAGAAAAGCGCGTTCCATTTACGGAAGGGTTTTTTACGGGAGGGGTCTGACTCTCTGGGGGCGGTATCCGCCCGTCGATTACAGTGGCGCGACCGTGCCGGGATTTCACCGGCTTCCACACCCGTATGTGCAAGTTTATATCTGTCTGCAAAGATAGTTGTCAATCAAACGCCATCGCGATGCGAAATCGCGACAAGGAATGGAGTTATCGAGCTGCATGAAAGGGCGTCTGAGCTGGATTTGCCACGGGCCGACGCGAGCCAACCGCGAAGGACGCTTTCCCGACGATGAGCCGCTGGAGGCAAAGGCGACCGAGCGAATACAATTGACGTCCTCTAGGCTCGGAACGGTCGACCGGGCGTGGACGAGCCCGGCGCTACGTGCTCGCCAGACAGCCGCGGCTATGGGACTTGACGCCACGACCCAACCGTCTCTACGGGAATGCGACTACGGGCGCTGGCAAGGCAGGTCGATCTCCGAACTCCATGAGACCGATCCGGAAGCGCTCTCGCTCTGGATGCTGAACTTGAATGCGGCGCCGCACGGTGGCGAATCTTTGTCCGCCGTCTTTGCTCGGGTCGGCGATTGGATGAACGGCCACATCGACGATGGCGGCCATACCGTCGTCGTCACGCACGCGACAGTCATTCGTGCCGCCATTCTCCATGTGCTGCAAGCGCCGTCTTCGGCTTTCTGGACGATCGACATCGAGCCGCTCGGCGTCGTGGAGATGACCAGCGATGGCCGCCGTTGGCAGCTTCGTTTTCCGAATGCTGCGAGATAGCGACTGGAGCATCCCGCTTTCAGGTGGCATCACCTGCAAGCGGACAAGATGCTCCAGATTCAAAAAACTAGAGCGACCTTAGCGCGTTTAAATGAACGCGCGGCGCTCTAGCCGCTCGCCTTCGCGCGCCGCCGTTCGAAATAGACGAGGTAAGTAGCGAGGCTGAAAGTCATCACCGCAAGCCCGTACCAAGTGATGGCATAGACAAGATGATTGTTTGGAAAGACGATCTGCGTCAGGCCGCCGACGGGCAGATCGCCCGGATTTTTCGTGTCGTCCGCATCGATGAAATAGGGTGCTGCGTTTTGGAGGCCGCGCGTCTCGGCGATCGCCGTAACATCGCGGGAATACCAGCGCTCCTGCGAAGGCACGTTGGAGCGCAGCAGCGTGCCTTTCGGTTCGTTGATCCGCAGCAGGCCGGTGACCGTCGTCTCGGTGGTCAATTCACCGGCTGGGCGAGTGCCCGGATCGCGCTTATCGGTCGGCACGAAACCGCGGTTGATGATGACGATCGTCCCGTCAGCTTCTCTCAGCGGCGTCAGCACCCAATAACCGGGGCCGAGCTCGGTTGACGCATAAACCTGCGCCTCCTTGTCGTTGAGGAAGGTACCGGTCGCCTGCACATGCTTGTACTCATAGCCGGCGGCGTCGATCGAAGGCCATTCCGCCGGTCCAGGAGCGGCTGCGGGAGGCGCGTGCACACGGGTATCGACGCGGGCGATCAGATCCAGCTTCCAGGACAGCCGCTTCACCTGCCAGGTGCCGAGCGCGATGAGCGCTGCGGTCAAAAGCAGAAGCAGGATCACCCAGATGGCAAGCGCGACTGTGGAGCGAGGTTTTTCGGAAGGAATGTCGGTGTGGGTATCGGTCAAGGCGCAAAGCTCCATCGGAGGCGCTGCCGCATGATTTCGAAAAGCGCGAAGCGGTCTTCAGGCGCGGCACAGTAGTCCGGCGGAAAACTCACGCCGGCAAGAGCGGCGGGCATCCATTGGGATACCCGCCGCTTCGTCGTTACGGCATGTTGCGCATCATCGCGGGCGACATGGGCATCATGTTGGAATTGAGGTGATGCATGACCCAGAGCGAGCCGGAGAGGGCGATGACCACCAGCACGATGGTAAGCATCAGCGCCATCATGTTCCAGCCGCCTTCCGAGCGGGTGTTGAGGTGCAGGAAGTAGATCATGTGCACGATGATCTGGATCGCGCCGAGGATCAAGACGATCGCTACGGTGACGGCCGGATCGGAGAAGACCTTGGCCATGACCAGCCAGAAGGGAATGGCGGTTAGGATGACCGAGAGGACGAACCCCGTCATGTAGCTCTTGAAGGTGCCGTGTGCGGCCTCGTGACCGCCATGGTGATCATGGCCGTGGGCGTCGGCGGAATGATGCGAAGGATTGACGTTCGAGCTCATCCGAGAACTCCCATGAGGTAGACGAAGGAAAACACGCCGATCCAGACGACGTCGAGGAAGTGCCAGAACATCGACAGGCACATCAGACGGCGCTTGTTTTCGGCGATCAGCCCGTACCGGCTTGTCTGCACCATCAGCGTGATCAGCCAGACGATACCGACGGTGACGTGCGTGCCGTGGGTGCCGACCAGCGTGAAGAAGGCCGACAGGAAGGCGCTGCGCTGCGGGCCGGCGCCTTCCAGGATCAGGTGATAGAACTCGTTGAGTTCGAAATAGATGAAGGCGGCGCCGAAGAGGCCGGTGACGGCCAGCCACAACATCGTCCCCGACTTGTTG
It encodes the following:
- a CDS encoding inorganic phosphate transporter gives rise to the protein MVDVVSSSAEGGNANHPIHGAAGSTKWFLPIFGIVVIGGLVYVGYALNNDLANAAAVPWILLGLALLIALGFEFVNGFHDTANAVATVIYTRSLPAEFAVMWSGCFNFLGVLTSSGAVAFGILALLPVELILQVGSGSGLAMVFALLTAAIVWNLGTWYLGLPASSSHTLVGSIIGVGLANQFLAPAGSATSGVDWSQASSVGMSLLLSPIIGFALSALLLLVAKVLIRNKELYEAPKGNAPPPLWIRILLIFTCTGVSFAHGSNDGQKGMGLIMLILIGLVPTAFALNRTPDVNYLEAYKTASAQVETVLGKYVKPGVTTPADPKAVVGNAVKSKTWTDATTPALQAYIHSTSAEIAAYPSVEKLPNDLVGNVRNDIYLIGESLKLIDKQKLLPMNGDDLKAVTNYHASVDHATKFIPLWVKVAVALALGLGTMVGWKRIVVTVGEKIGKTHLTYGQGAAAEVVAMLTIGAADNLGLPVSTTHVLSSGVAGTMAANGSGLQWSTVRNMLMAWVLTLPASIALAFVLFILLRQVF
- a CDS encoding CbtA family protein, with protein sequence MVGRLLLRGMLVGALAGILIFAFAHIFGEPLVDRAIAFEEQVAQAAGEMPEPEIVSRATQAGLGLFTGIMVYATAIGGLFALVFAYVYGRVSPFGARGTAALLAIAAFIAISSVPDIKYPANPPAVGNPDTIGARTELFFVMIVASIVAMVAAVSLARRLAMRYGSWNGAIFAGIAYILFIGLVQYLLPAINEVPEQFSAVVLWRFRLTSLGMHAILWATLGLAFGAWAERDLPQVRYGRTTMRRA
- a CDS encoding GCG_CRPN prefix-to-repeats domain-containing protein produces the protein MRLSVIAIAAVLGSLAVSSAEAMPIGAVGTVAKTPVVNVDYACGRGWHLTPRGACRPNRWGPPRGYGWGYYRAPPPPAWGWYGHRRYYRDGWDGGWRGRPRDW
- a CDS encoding histidine phosphatase family protein, which codes for MKGRLSWICHGPTRANREGRFPDDEPLEAKATERIQLTSSRLGTVDRAWTSPALRARQTAAAMGLDATTQPSLRECDYGRWQGRSISELHETDPEALSLWMLNLNAAPHGGESLSAVFARVGDWMNGHIDDGGHTVVVTHATVIRAAILHVLQAPSSAFWTIDIEPLGVVEMTSDGRRWQLRFPNAAR
- a CDS encoding EAL domain-containing protein, translating into MAGRTNRTGRGLNALISKAIAKGGLSFAAQRIHSIENTRDVLYAEGLARVTDAEGVVHTAGSFVPHLGRLDGRFDLDLRILNMVLSALAADETLILGCNLSVANLSAPNRFADIFGRLTRQPELATRLIVEITETYPLIGSAIERLKMIRALGCRVAIDDFGTDFATPAQLLQVSADIVKIDASFVRDIRPGRDGRDSLYHMVGFASCIAPLVVVEGIETETQLEAARSSGATHGQGFLLSKPVVLPQAPQKEGKVGLQEVG
- a CDS encoding MucR family transcriptional regulator gives rise to the protein MDAFSKRRDQSTPQAHILFDGCVRIVSAYVSHNPILIGSLPKLISDVHEALQALDSSALSVERAKPIPAVDQKKSVTNDYIICLEDGKRFKTLKRHLRVHYGMTPEEYREKWGLAPNYPMVAQNYANRRSELAKLSGLGANGNKKESLR
- a CDS encoding SURF1 family protein, whose translation is MELCALTDTHTDIPSEKPRSTVALAIWVILLLLLTAALIALGTWQVKRLSWKLDLIARVDTRVHAPPAAAPGPAEWPSIDAAGYEYKHVQATGTFLNDKEAQVYASTELGPGYWVLTPLREADGTIVIINRGFVPTDKRDPGTRPAGELTTETTVTGLLRINEPKGTLLRSNVPSQERWYSRDVTAIAETRGLQNAAPYFIDADDTKNPGDLPVGGLTQIVFPNNHLVYAITWYGLAVMTFSLATYLVYFERRRAKASG
- a CDS encoding CbtB domain-containing protein is translated as MSDTAFAPTAIPTPIPLGEILPWAIFAGLLLMLAIYFIGAEEGATTLLSGSYVHEFVHDGRHLLGFPCH
- the cyoC gene encoding cytochrome o ubiquinol oxidase subunit III; translated protein: MTTHTVPTPQHGEPVAFYMKEEHHPEGSTMLGFWIYIMSDCLIFAVLFATYAVLGRNYAAGPSPADLFELPVVALNTTMLLLSSITYGFAMLTMEKNNKSGTMLWLAVTGLFGAAFIYFELNEFYHLILEGAGPQRSAFLSAFFTLVGTHGTHVTVGIVWLITLMVQTSRYGLIAENKRRLMCLSMFWHFLDVVWIGVFSFVYLMGVLG
- a CDS encoding sugar phosphate isomerase/epimerase family protein; protein product: MTAGALKATQMTLAFSTLGCAELELDEALALAAHHGIDAIEIRALGGMIDLPAYFTERFGTPAGLVRALAQSPVGVCALNTSMRLVGATQQAKEEFLRYLPWAEAAGIKSLRIFDGGSTGDAGELSEALSTLEWWRETARREDFVSDIMVETHDFLVHPDALDRFLEAAPDCALLWDTHHTWRKGGQDPGETWKQVRRNARHLHVKDSVSKPSGKLPYTYTLPAAGEFPMSTLIAALAADRYAGVMSLEWERLWHAELPPLDLALQEARQTGWWPLPGENPRA
- a CDS encoding helix-turn-helix domain-containing protein — its product is MIKHPSFARDYDFSAVSTTPDLQAQARLRMLFEELHALFSSAPGINEGMPIALVSADEPRIVIYNASGDISGRVTIDAENGLYVFCELDRATGIVLATASEERLIDEIVAHVSSGNDELTPRTVDTAVGVLVGQTMEDVERKLILQTLRHCDGNPTYAAFMLGIPLITLCTKLATYFAEPAKDFADATDHAGPMKEDRQ
- the cyoD gene encoding cytochrome o ubiquinol oxidase subunit IV, producing the protein MSSNVNPSHHSADAHGHDHHGGHEAAHGTFKSYMTGFVLSVILTAIPFWLVMAKVFSDPAVTVAIVLILGAIQIIVHMIYFLHLNTRSEGGWNMMALMLTIVLVVIALSGSLWVMHHLNSNMMPMSPAMMRNMP